In Sordaria macrospora chromosome 5, complete sequence, a single window of DNA contains:
- a CDS encoding 40S ribosomal protein uS2 produces the protein MAPANLPSIFNATSTDIEQLLAAQCHIGSKNLGVHMQPYLWKTRADGVNILNVGKTWEKIVLAARIIASIDNPSDICVISARPYGQRAVLKFAAHTGAQAIAGRFTPGSFTNYITRSFKEPRLIIVTDPRTDAQAIKEASYVNIPVIALCDADSPTEYVDVAIPTNNKGRHAIGCVWWMLAREVLRLRGTIYNRETPWDVMVDLYFYRDPEAEAEEKVEEEKLPGVEEEGVAAIESGFPATGDWEAAPAGFPATGEWAETAPGAAAPNWDATAPATTADWAATEAKESSW, from the exons ATGGCGCCCGCTAACCTCCCCTCCATCTTCAATGCCACGAGCACCGATATTGAGCAGCTCCTTGCTGCTCAGTGCCACATCGGCTCCAAGAA CCTCGGTGTTCACATGCAGC CTTACCTCTGGAAGACTCGCGCCGACGGTGTCAACATCTTGAACGTTGGCAAGACCTG GGAGAAGATCGTCCTTGCTGCTCGCATCATCGCCTCTATCGACAACCCGTCCGACATCTGCGTCATCTCTGCCCGTCCCTACGGTCAGCGTGCCGTCCTGAAGTTCGCCGCCCACACCGGTGCTCAGGCTATTGCCGGTCGCTTCACCCCCGGTTCTTTCACCAACTACATCACCCGCTCTTTCAAGGAGCCCcgcctcatcatcgtcaccgaTCCCCGCACTGATgcccaggccatcaaggaggCTTCCTACGTCAACATCCCCGTCATTGCCCTCTGCGATGCCGACTCGCCCACCGAGTACGTCGATGTTGCCAtccccaccaacaacaagggTCGCCACGCCATCGGCTGCGTTTGGTGGATGCTTGCCCGTGAggtcctccgcctccgcggTACCATCTACAACCGCGAGACCCCCTGGGACGTCATGGTCGATCTCTACTTCT ACCGCGACCCCGAGgctgaggccgaggagaaggttgaggaggagaagctccccggtgttgaggaggagggtgttgccGCCATTGAGTCCGGCTTCCCCGCTACTGGTGACTGGGAGGCTGCCCCCGCTGGCTTCCCCGCCACCGGTGAGTGGGCCGAGACCGCTCCCGGTGCCGCTGCCCCCAACTGGGACGCTACTGCCCCTGCCACCACTGCTGACTGGGCCGCcaccgaggccaaggagtcCAGCTGGTAA
- a CDS encoding mitochondrial 37S ribosomal protein uS15m: MPPRLPGPQGLRSLTLCLRPAAAASASPAQALQPLIQTANISQKEKKRKMKQDPYGWAQAQQRKAVNVKRQAELKAERDAAWGDPVKGITTPFVESFDSAGQAPVSAPKVGPDGQVVEEPKPLPTSPHLRNFLLNKDEFDSAIQYAEHILKPIKAEDRSTADPDKEDEEAREHAARHAKAVAALERIAKLEHGGAKDRKHANIRRCIETFGRHSTDHILERPTPPLAAGVESKPKPVRAGPDTGSSEVQIAILTSKIRALTKALEGWGGNRDKNNKRSLRKLCHKRQRLLRYMERKERGSGRWHHMLETLGLTPATWKGQITL; this comes from the exons ATGCCTCCCAGGTTACCTGGCCCTCAAGGGCTTCGCAGCCTCACAC TATGTCTCcgccccgccgccgccgcgtcTGCCTCTCCGGCGCAGGCCCTGCAACCTCTCATCCAAACCGCCAACATCTCtcagaaagaaaagaagcgtAAAATGAAGCAGGACCCTTACGGCTGGGCCCAGGCGCAACAGCGCAAGGCCGTCAACGTCAAGCGCCAGgccgagctcaaggccgAACGCGACGCCGCATGGGGCGACCCGGTCAAGGGCATCACCACCCCCTTCGTCGAGTCCTTCGACAGCGCCGGCCAGGCCCCCGTCTCGGCCCCCAAGGTCGGCCCCGACGGCCAGGTCGTTGAGGAACCCAAGCCGCTGCCGACCTCGCCGCACCTACGGAACTTTCTGCTCAACAAGGACGAGTTCGACAGCGCCATCCAGTACGCTGAACACATCTTGAAGCCCATTAAGGCCGAGGACCGGTCGACGGCCGACCCGGAtaaggaggacgaggaggcgcGCGAGCACGCCGCCAGACACGCCAAGgccgtcgccgccctcgaGCGTATCGCGAAGCTGGAGCATGGTGGTGCCAAGGATCGCAAACACGCCAACATCCGCCGCTGCATCGAGACTTTCGGTCGCCACAGCACAGATCACATCCTTGAGAGGCCGACGCCGCCGTTGGCCGCCGGAGTGGAGTCCAAGCCTAAGCCGGTGCGGGCAGGTCCGGACACGGGCAGCAGTGAGGTGCAGATCGCCATCCTGACGTCCAAGATCAGGGCGCTCACCAAGGCGCTCGAAGGCTGGGGCGGCAACAGAGATAAGAACAACAAGCGCAGTTTGCGTAAGCTGTGCCACAAGCGCCAGAGGCTGCTGAGGTACATGGAGCGCAAGGAGAGAGGCAGTGGAAGGTGGCATCACATGCTCGAGACTCTGGGTCTGACGCCCGCCACCTGGAAGGGTCAGATCACCCTCTAA